Genomic window (Deltaproteobacteria bacterium):
CCGAGGAAAAACCCGGGTTCTCGTTCTTGTTCCCACCCGGGAGCTGGCCGTACAGATTACCGAGCATTTTTATGAATTGGCCCGGCATACGCCCCTGAAGGGCGCGGCCGTTTACGGAGGGGTCTCTCCTGTTCCCCAGGTACAGGCCTTCCGAAAGGGAGTAGACGTCCTGGTCGCAACCCCCGGACGGCTCCTGGACCATATGCGCAACGATTACGCCCGGCTCGACGGAATTGACTATCTCGTTCTGGACGAGGCGGACCGCATGCTCGACATGGGGTTTTTGCCCGATATCCGTCGCATCCTGGGACAACTTCCGGACAAACGTCAGACCCTGTTCTTCTCGGCCACCCTGCCACCGCCCATCGTGGTCCTGGCCGGGGAAATGCTCAATAATCCGGTTTCCCTCAATATCAGGCCCAAACCGACGCCGGCAGCCCAGATCAGCCACGTGGCCTATCCGGTTGCTCATGAGTTGAAATCAACCCTCTTGCTGGCCCTCCTCAACCAGAGCGAGACCAAGAGCGTCCTGGCCTTTACCCGGACCAAGCACCGGGCCAACCGGTTGGCCGATTTTCTGGAAAGACACGGCGTTTCGTGCGCCAGGATCCACGGCAACCGCAGTCAGGGTCAGAGGACCGAAGCCTTGTCCGGATTCAAAAAAGGCAGGTTCCGTGTCCTGGTGGCCACGGATATCGCCGCCCGGGGGATCGACGTAGAGGCCCTCGGTCTGGTCTGTAATTTTGACGTCCCCCCTTTAGCCGAAGATTACGTCCACCGGGTCGGCCGGACCGGTCGGGCCATGGCCGCGGGCGATGCCTGCACCTTGGTCTCTCCCGATGAGGAAAGCACTTTCCGGTCCATCGAACAGCGCCTTGGCAAGCGGGTGCCTCGAGAAAAGGTGCCCGGCTTTGATTATGAAAAGAGACCGGCCGAGCGGTTCGAGATCCCCTTAAACGAGCGGATTGCCGCCATTCGCAGCCGGCGGGCCGGGGAGCGGGCCCGCCATAATGAAAAGCCCGAATCAAGGAACCGCAGGGCGGCGGGGCCGTACAAAGGGGACCGGAAAGATAGTTCTCGAGCCGGGATTTCTCCCGGTGCCCATCACGCCAGCACCATATTCGGGCTTTCAAAGGGAAAAGGAACGGGCCTTCGACGGTCCTCTACACAGGAACGATCGAGATAGAAATTCCTTTCTTCAAAATGTCCCTTCCCCAATCCCTCAATACGGATGGACTTTTTACAAGTCCATCAATAACTATTGAATCGAGGGATTGAGGAAGGGAGCACAGTAAATTGTGCAGCTTGACTTCGTTTTTGTGCAACCCGCCTTCACCACCTTAATCCTTGAAAATTACAACCCTGTAAAATAATTAACCAAGTATAATTTAATCTCCCCTGGCATAGGCTTTGCTAAGGTCTGAAGAACCGGAAGGATTCGCGTATGTTTTCAGGATGCCTCGATTGGCGATCCGATCCATCGCCGATTCTTCCAAATTCCAAAAAAGGGAAC
Coding sequences:
- a CDS encoding DEAD/DEAH box helicase, which translates into the protein MSFSSFALNPHLLKALEEKGFDQPTPIQKLAIPPLLQGRDVMASAVTGSGKTAAFLLPVLHRLIGQPRGKTRVLVLVPTRELAVQITEHFYELARHTPLKGAAVYGGVSPVPQVQAFRKGVDVLVATPGRLLDHMRNDYARLDGIDYLVLDEADRMLDMGFLPDIRRILGQLPDKRQTLFFSATLPPPIVVLAGEMLNNPVSLNIRPKPTPAAQISHVAYPVAHELKSTLLLALLNQSETKSVLAFTRTKHRANRLADFLERHGVSCARIHGNRSQGQRTEALSGFKKGRFRVLVATDIAARGIDVEALGLVCNFDVPPLAEDYVHRVGRTGRAMAAGDACTLVSPDEESTFRSIEQRLGKRVPREKVPGFDYEKRPAERFEIPLNERIAAIRSRRAGERARHNEKPESRNRRAAGPYKGDRKDSSRAGISPGAHHASTIFGLSKGKGTGLRRSSTQERSR